The Pseudophryne corroboree isolate aPseCor3 chromosome 3 unlocalized genomic scaffold, aPseCor3.hap2 SUPER_3_unloc_14, whole genome shotgun sequence region tacaccatgtgacatacacatacagatcagttatactcagtaccggctgtgtcactaacgctacattatccatattactgctacaccatgtgacatacacatacagagcagttatactcagtaccggctgtgtcactaatgctacattatccatattactgctacaccatgtgacatacacatacagagcagatatactcagtaccggctgtgtcactaacgctacattatccatattactgctacaccatgtgacatacacatacagagcagttatactcagtaccggctgtgtcactaacattacattatccatattactgatacaccatgtgacatacacatacacatacagagcagttatactcagtaccggctgtttcactaatgctacattatccatattactgctacgccatgtgacatacacatacagagcagttatactcagtaccggctgtgtcactaacgctacattatccatattactgctacaccatgtgacatacacatacagagcagttatactcagtatcggctgtgtcactaacactacattatccatattactgctacagcatgtgacctacacatacagagcagttatactcagtaccggctgtgtcactaacactacattatccatattactgctacaccatgtgacatacacatacagagcagttatactcagtaccggctgtgtcactaacgctacattatccatattactgctacaccatgtgacatacacatacagagcagttatactcagtaccggctgtgtcactaacactacattatccatattactgctacgccatgtgacatacagagcagttatactcagtaccggctgtgtcactaacactacattatacatataactgctacaccatgtgacatacacatacagagcagtaatactcagtaccggctgtgtcactaacgctacattatccatattactgctacaccatgtgacatacacatacagagcagttatactcagtaccggctgtgtcactaacgctacattatccatattactgctacaccatgtgacatacacatacagagcagttatactcagtaccggctgtgtcactaacactacattatccatattactgctacaccatgtgacatacacttacagagcagttatactcagtaccggctgtgtcactaacactacattatccatattactgctacgccatgtgacatacacatacagagcagttatactcagtaccagctgtgtcactaaagctacattatccatattactgctacgccatgtgacatacacatacagagcagttatactcagtaccggctgtgtcactaacactacattatccatattactgctacaccatgtgacatacacttacagagcagttatactcagtaccggctgtgtcactaacactacattatccatattactgctacaccatgtgacataaacatacagagcagttatactcagtaccggctgtgtcactaacactacattatccatattactgctacgccatgtgacatacacatacagagcagttatactcaataccggctgtgtcactaacactacattatccatattactgctacgccatgtgacctacacatacagagcagttatacttagtaccggctgtgtcactaacgctacattatccatagtactgctacaccatgtgacatacacatacagagcagttatactcagtaccggctgtgtcactaacactacattatccatattactgctacgccatgtgacatacacatacagagctgttatactcagtaccggctgtgtcactaacactacattatccatattactgctacgccatgtgacctacacatacagagcagttatactcagtaccggctgtgtcactaacgctacattatccatattactgctacgccatgtgacatacacatacagagcagttatactccgtaccggctgtgtcactaatgctacattatccatattactgctacaccatgtgacatacacatacagagcagtatactcagtaccggctgtgtcactaacgctacattatccatattactgctacaccatatgacatacacatacagagcagttatactcagtaccggctgtgtcactaacgctacattatccatattactgctacaccatgtgacatacacatacagagccgtaatactcagtaccggctgtgtcactaacactacattatccatattactgctacgccatgtgacatacacatacagagcagttatactcagtaccggctgtgtcactaacgcttcattttccatattactgctacaccatgtgacatacacatacagagcagttatactcagtaccggctgtgtcactaacactacattatccatattactgctacgccatgtgacatacacatacagagcagttatactcagtaccggctgtgtcactaaggctacattatccatattactgctacgccatgtcacctacacatacagagcagttatactcagtaccggctgtgtcactaacgctacattatccatattactgctacgccatgtgacatacacatacagagcagttatactcagtaccggctgtgtcactaacactacattatccatattactgctacaacatgtgacatacacatacagagcagttatactcagtaccggctgtgtcactaacactacattatccatattactgctacgccatgtgacacacacatacagagcagctatactcagtaccggctgtgtcactaacactacattatccatattactgctacaccatgtgacatacacatacagagcagttatactcagtaccctctatgtcactaacgctacattatccatattactgctacaccatgtgacatacacatacagagcagttatactcaataccggctgtgtcactaacgctacattatccatattactgctacaccatgtgacatacacatacagagcagttatactcagtaccggctgtgtcactaacgctacattatccatattactgctacaccatgtgacatacacatacagagcagttatactcagtaccggctgtgtcactaatgctacattatccatattactgctacaccatgtgacatacacatacagagcagatatactcagtaccggctgtgtcactaacgctacattatccatattactgctacaccatgtgacatacacatacagagcagttatactcagtaccggctgtgtcactaacattacattatccatattactgatacaccatgtgacatacacatacagagcagttatactcagtaccggctgtttcactaatgctacattatccatattactgctacgccatgtgacatacacatacagagcagttatactcagtaccggctgtgtcactagcgctacattatccatattactgctacaccatgtgacatacacatacagagcagttatactcagtatcggctgtgtcactaacactacattatccatattactgctacaccatgtgacctacacatacagagcagttatactcagtaccggctgtgtcactaacactacattatccatattactgctacaccatgtgacatacacatacagagcagttatactcagtaccggctgtgtcactaacactacattatccatattactgctacgccatgtgacatacagagcagttatactcagtaccggctgtgtcactaacactacattatacatataactgctacaccatgtgacatacacatacagagcagtaatactcagtaccggctgtgtcactaacgctacattatccatattactgctacaccatgtgacatacacatacagagcagttatactcagtaccggctgtgtcactaacgctacattatccatattactgctacaccatgtgacatacacatacagagcagttatactcagtaccggctgtgtcactaacactacattatccatattactgctacaccatgtgacatacacttacagagcagttatactcagtaccggctgtgtcactaacactacattatccatattactgctacgccatgcgacatacacatacagagcagttatactcagtaccagctgtgtcactaaagctacattatccatattactgctacgccatgtgacatacacatacagagcagttatactcagtaccggctgtgtcactaacactacattatccatattactgctacaccatgtgacatacacttacagagcagttatactcagtaccggctgtgtcactaacactacattatccatattactgctacaccatgtgacataaacatacagagcagttatactcagtaccggctgtgtcactaacactacattatccatattactgctacgccatgtgacatacacatacagagcagttatactcagtaccggctgtgtcactaacactacattatccatattactgctacgccatgtgacctacacatacagagcagttatacttagtaccggctgtgtcactaacgctacattatccatattactgctacgccatgtgacatacacatacagagcagttatactcagtaccggctgtgtcactaacgctacattatccatattactgctacaccatgtgacatacacatacagagcagttatactcagtaccggctgtgtcactaacactacattatccatattactgctacgccatgtgacatacacatacagagctgttatactcagtaccggctgtgtcactaacactacattatccatattactgctacgccatgtgacctacacatacagagcagttatactcagtaccggctgtgtcactaacgctacattatccatattactgctacgccatgtgacatacacatacagagcagttatactcagtaccggctgtgtcactaatgctacattatccatattactgctacaccatgtgacatacacatacagagcagtatactcagtaccggctgtgtcactaacgctacattatccatattactgctacaccatatgacatacacatacagagcagttatactcagtaccggctgtgtcactaacgctacattatccatattactgctacaccatgtgacatacacatacagagccgtaatactcagtaccggctgtgtcactaacgctacattatccatattactgctacaccatgtgacatacacatacagagcagttatactcagtaccggctgtgtcactaacgctacattatccatattactgctacgccatgtgacatacacatacagagctgttatactcagtaccggctgtgtcactaacactacattatccatattactgctacaccatgcgacatacacttacagagcagttatactcagtaccggctgtgtcactaaaactacattatccatattactgctacaccatgtgacataaacatacagagcagttatactcagtaccggctgtgtcactaacactacattatccatattactgctatgccatgtgacatacacatacagagcagttatactcagtaccggctgtgtcactaacgctacattatccatattactgctacaccatatgacatacacatacagagcagttatactcagtaccggctgtgtcactaacgctacattatccatattactgctacaccatgtgacatacacatacagagccgtaatactcagtaccggctgtgtcactaacgctacattatccatattactgctacaccatgtgacatacacatacagagcagttatactcagtaccggctgtgtcactaacgctacattatccatattactgctacgccatgtgacatacacatacagagctgttatactcagtaccggctgtgtcactaacactacattatccatattactgctacaccatgcgacatacacttacagagcagttatactcagtaccggctgtgtcactaaaactacattatccatattactgctacaccatgtgacataaacatacagagcagttatactcagtaccggctgtgtcactaacactacattatccatattactgctacgccatgtgacatacacatacagagcagttatactcagtaccggctgtgtcactaacgctacattatccatattactgctacaccatatgacatacacatacagagcagttatactcagtaccggctgtgtcactaacgctacattatccatattactgctacaccatgtgacatacacatacagagccgtaatactcagtaccggctgtgtcactaacgctacattatccatattactgctacaccatgtgacatacacatacagagcagttatactcagtaccggctgtgtcactaacgctacattatccatattactgctacgccatgtgacatacacatacacagcagttatactcagtaccagctgtgtcactaacactacattatccatattactgctacaccatgtgacatacacatacagagcagttatactcagtaccggctgtgtcactaatgctacattatccatattactgctacgccatgtgacatacacatacagagcagttatactcagtaccggctgtgtcactaacgctacattattcatattactgctacaccttgtgacatacacatacagagcagttatacccaattccggctgtgtcactaacgctacattacccatattactgctacaccatgtgacatacacaagcagttatactcagtaccggctgtgtcactaacgctaaattatccatattactgctacaccatgtgacatacacatacagagcagttatactcagtaccggctgtgtcactaaaggtccgtacacacttaacgattaaatgagcgacgttgctcattttccctcccgagcgacgttgctcattttatcgttaagtgtgtatgccgccagcgacgaacgatgcgcggccccgcgggtcggcaatgatcatcgctgtcggtagggcatgtatgaaggatgtggactgtcgtccacgaccttcatgctgggctggcgggggcgtgacgtcactgagcgatatgagctgtcatatcgctcagtgtgcatagtcggccgccggccgtccgtcccgggagggggaaacattagacgatgtcgctcacagagcgacatcgtctaatgtgtatgggccttaacacattatccataatactgctacaccatgtgacatacacatacagagcagatatactcagtactgtAGCTGTAAAACAGgtttttttctgagatcacaatcccgttatgaaaggatctcataaatttgataaataaaacctgtgtttaaatcccttttatatttcacttgcttatatcaattattgctctacccatatacccatacataggtagtgctggaatataaattattttatatctttcattaattttttgtctttccaggcttacaatcaattgccttatgtcatgcctattgaaaaatctatcttaaataaaaataatgaaagttatgttttaatttattcatgaaacataaagaaaaaaaaagagtgcgccacacattaaggcttctttagatataagcccatgcgcgtttttttctaaaccccctaaccattcattgcaatttgcttaatggcgcacctccaaccagattagctaatctttggtattattTCGGATTATttcctctatcggttggttcatacatagaaggatcataaaacaattatcatttgggcctgtgcatagtccctcagacctacgtcttccctggaaatacttgtggatggagcccttcattcgctttgccaggattcaagggtggtcaatctgttgaaatcagagcactacattttggccaccgtgctcgattctaggtttaaagcctacgttgtatctctctttccggacacaagtctgcagaggtggaaagaaaattgtcaactcaagtggaacgtgaaccgtcaacagctcctcctttattttctccagcaactggggctgcgaggaaaaggataagatttccgagcccactcgctggacacaaaagtaacaatacaagtgacacattaacaggaaattgtttctgtcatcatagcgacaattatctggaaataatacacagacacataaaaagacttaaCGGAAAacattatttcatatctttaatacacagatttctctatattttaaacataaaaaataccttactctgcacaacagcctatgggggtcattcagacccagccgcaatagcggcccgcagcagtttgctggaggtggcaaaatgcacatgcgcagcggctgcGCGGACACACACATTGCagccgcatccctgaggggtaaACACaggcgggccaggaccattttccaggggctgcgtgatgtcacatctgcgatcatctctgattaaccccctataagcttccagagtgcacctcatatctcatcttttccaagttactacaaatgatatgagattggtagcagcactactttcaggattattacacagaacacacataaaggctgacacagcaaataacagtaacacatacaagggattaattagaaataaggaagcagaatcatcattaagtctaattatcaactggttctgtgtgggACCCTTACACCTCTTTACTACCTCCAGCAGCCCCTGACACTGTACtgcggccatccgccctgtctcccccgctATTGCTACCGCcatcttcccccactactgccacctgccctgtctccccccactactgccacccaccctgtctccccactactgccacctgccctgtctctccccactactgctaccaccctgtctcccccccactactgccatccgcctTGTCTCCTAACCACTACTGCCACCACTCTGTCTCCCCCCACTGCCACCGCCCCatctctccccactactgccacccccgtctccccccactactgccacccgccctgtctccccccactactgccacccgccctgtctcctaaCCACTATTGCCACCACCCTGtcttccccccactactgccatccgccctgtctcctaaccactactgccaccaccctgtctccccccactgccACCGCCCCatctctccccactactgccacccccgtctccccccactactgccacccgccctgtctcctaaCCACtattgccaccaccctgtctcccccccagtactgccaccgccctgtctccccccacttctgccaccaccctgtctccccaactactgccaccaccctgtctcccccccagtactgccaccgccctgtctccccccacttttgccaccatcctgtctcccccactactgccaccaccctgtctccccgtctgacaccttagcgctgcttgaggacaagattctcacagacagtgcctccggcagcccccactgtagcactagtgccaccaccctgtctccacctctgacatctcagcactgcttggggtttcttgatactgctggtaacagtccttcatctgcagatggtagtaaccgggcagtaaggaggcagaagctgcttctggtaccatggaccctggtcatttcgggctgggaaagtcagtaagattatgtaatagtcaccatcttacaggcagctggtgaagggagcagagaatgggtgttatgtggcaggaacgggctggttagataacagcctggctgctgcattctgtaaaagctacaagcggtgcaattctattgctgggagatccaggtagaggacattgcagtagtctatgtgtgatgatacaagtgaatGTATGACTGTAggaagatcttctgagggaaataagtgctggagtctggctatgttcctcagatgaggatctgattgtggctgatacctgatgtctaagtgtcactccaccatccaggacacaaaGAGTCCGCCCATGATCAGCATTATGTAACcctgaacccccaagtgtaagtctggctggtagcaaagctgagctgtagccctgccctttgttggtgagcttctatcataaggacatgtttcaccaggactgagtcacagccaactggcatcacccacacctggagctcagctagacaaccatttaggattggtactgagttctcagtacccagagcaaaagacaggtcatctgcatagcagtggtagatgagggcaagacatctgattatttcactcagtggtaacatgtatattgcaaaaagcataggagataggataagaaccttgaagaacaacgcatggcaatgataagtatactccagaagattaaaatggttcctcacctgagtgatgtctattgtgtgtaacaagagctgatttatttctcagagtatagaaatggcttctcacctgtgtgacttctgtgatgtctaacaagatctgatttctgtgtaaaacatttcccgcattcagagcaagaaaatggcttctcacctgtgtgacttctgtaatgtataacaagatgtgatttacgtacaaaacatttcccacactcagagcaagaaaatggcttctcacctgtgtgatttcggttatgtctaacaagagctgatttgtgtgcaaaacatttcccacactcagaacatggaaatggcttctcacctgtgtgaattcgctgatgtgtaataagatctgatttctgtgtaaaacattttccacactcagaacatggaaatggcttctcacctgtgtgagttcgctgatgtgtaataagatctgatttctgtgtaaaacatttcccacactcagaacatggaaatggcttctcacctgtgtgagttcgttgATGTgcaataagatctgatttctgtgtaaaacatttcccgcattcagagcaagaaaatggcttctcacctgtgtgacttctgtaatgtataacaaaatgtgatttacgtacaaaacattttccacactcagagcaagaaaatggcttctcacctgtgagatttctgttatgtctaacaagagctgatttgtgtgcaaaacatttcccacactcagaacatggaaatggcttctcacctgtgtgacttctatgatgtgtaacaagacgtgttttccatgcaaaacatttcccacactcagaacatggaaatgacctctcacctgtgtgacttctctgatgtataacaagatctgatatgtatgtaaaacatttcccacactcagaacatattattggcctttcacctgccttacctgtgtgtgggttaataggctttgtgttctgtgtaaaacatttggcatctatagaacacggaaacactgtatctactgtcagagctggaacagatgcaccaatatcagagtgatcaggagaacatttcccaggatcagggggatcagctgatagagctggatgtataattggggtaatggggttatctcctggagaatcctgtctactgtcgtcatcttttatgtcacaatccggggataacattagatgtccttctgagatattcctgcttgtgtgtccatctgctggaaataaaatacattatggaaatgtgacattttctgtaacaatattaatcttgtaaacaataggagaagacgactctctgggacacttaattgtaaatgtgtgtgtataataaaacataacttttaatgaaggctttataatattgtgtctcagactatcattgtgtccaccctcctgagaacactcacaataacaaatgtaatattataataagacttagaaatatctctctcttgtactggtaactaaccatgaagtataaatggagatgtagtcactcgccaagtcctatgtcagcaccaatgtaaaacaatggatggggaacatatcgtatgaattggagattctcgatgaacaataacatcagtcatatgagctgatggatcagagaaatgtctcctaacgttactcctggaagcattggtaaggtagcattcctttatgtgtgtgctcatacgctggtaagcctgtacatgtgttactcacccttatataaggtatattgctacagcagagtaggtgtgaaaCAAGGTATATTACCTGCAATACAacatatgataccctgtaatcatcatcatcatcatctgctaggttataatctactttattttacgtcctagaggatgctggggtccatttagtaccatggggtatagacgggtcctttgggagccactggcactttaagagtttaatagtataggctggcccctccctctatgcccctcctaccagactcagtttagaaaatgtgcccggaggagccggtcacagctaggggagctcctaggagttttcttagttttttattttctagagttagttaggttacaggaaggctgctggcaacagaatccctgcttcgtgggacttagggagggggacGGAACCAACgtcttgaagagttaatggttctctactccactgacaggacactgagctcctgagggtgctgatcacaagcccacggGCGACTACTCACTCCCGCAGtacggctgccaccccctaacaaagccagaagaaagtgtTGAGTACAGCGTCGGTGACCCGGtttgcgggtcgccggcgggtatggcggcacaagggtgggagcgcagctctgacaggctgtgctccaggaaggctcagcaacacacagtgtaggcgctttgaggggcgtcctgagccagcacggATAAACtctacactggtcacgcagctaacaggggctaatcctcctgttatcactaaaatcctcaggccagtataaacaattagtgcgggaagccgcgcgccattacaaggggcggggcttcctctcagagtggatccagcactcaccagcgccattttctctctgcagatcataggaactaggacactgacagggagcgctgccctccctattaaggtcagtcagtca contains the following coding sequences:
- the LOC134983408 gene encoding oocyte zinc finger protein XlCOF22-like — protein: MQKKQECALCEQIALNGPQQRNDVFGPSGDPSGSHKRSFAQVIQTDTDTDADSYVDTGDSRAIDPKLAKNIQYMIVAIKEVLEVTEIPSFKDRKVDPKCAINVTVGSRHTKKGNTISLWKEVVLQTKGCRKKSTIAERLERLKGRKFLPSKVPLFNISEFFEILSNHGIKTVYVTIFDVFRVEFGFWFKRDGHTSRNISEGHLMLSPDCDIKDDDSRQDSPGDNPITPIIHPALSADPPDPGKCSPDHSDIGASVPALTVDTVFPCSIDAKCFTQNTKPINPHTGKAGERPIICSECGKCFTYISDLVIHQRSHTGERSFPCSECGKCFAWKTRLVTHHRSHTGEKPFPCSECGKCFAHKSALVRHNRNLTGEKPFSCSECGKCFVRKSHFVIHYRSHTGEKPFSCSECGKCFTQKSDLIAHQRTHTGEKPFPCSECGKCFTQKSDLITHQRTHTGEKPFPCSECGKCFTQKSDLITHQRIHTGEKPFPCSECGKCFAHKSALVRHNRNHTGEKPFSCSECGKCFVRKSHLVIHYRSHTGEKPFSCSECGKCFTQKSDLVRHHRSHTGEKPFLYSEK